One part of the Sciurus carolinensis chromosome 6, mSciCar1.2, whole genome shotgun sequence genome encodes these proteins:
- the Rxfp3 gene encoding relaxin-3 receptor 1 has protein sequence MDKAVGSDELAELFSLIPGLQEAANTSSNTSLQLQDLWWELGLELPDGAAPGHPPRSSGAESSDAETRVRILISAVYWVVCALGLAGNLLVLYLMKSKQGWRKSSINLFVTNLALTDFQFVLTLPFWAVENALDFKWPFGKAMCKIVSIVTSMNMYASVFFLTAMSVARYHSVASALKSHRTRGHGHGDCCGQSLRESCFSSAKALCVLIWVSAALASLPNAIFSTTIKVMGEELCLVRFPDKLLGGDRQFWLGLYHLQKVLLGFVLPLGIISLCYLLLVRFISDRCVVGTEGGTAAAGGGLTGASARRRSKVTKSVTIVVLSFFLCWLPNQALTTWSILIKFNLVPFSQEYFVCQVYAFPVSVCLAHSNSCLNPILYCLVRREFRKALKNLLWRITSPSLTSMRPFTATTKPEPEDHRLQALAPLQAAAEPDLLYYPPGVVVYSGGRYDLLPSSSAY, from the coding sequence ATGGATAAGGCGGTTGGAAGTGACGAGCTCGCAGAACTCTTCAGTCTGATCCCGGGCCTTCAGGAGGCCGCCAATACGAGTAGCAACACGTCGCTGCAGCTTCAGGACTTGTGGTGGGAGCTGGGGTTGGAGTTGCCGGACGGAGCGGCGCCAGGGCATCCACCCCGCAGCAGTGGGGCAGAGAGCTCCGATGCAGAGACCCGGGTACGGATCCTCATCAGTGCGGTTTATTGGGTAGTTTGCGCACTGGGGCTGGCAGGCAACCTCCTTGTGCTCTACCTGATGAAGAGCAAACAGGGCTGGCGCAAATCCTCCATCAACCTCTTCGTTACCAACCTGGCGCTGACGGATTTTCAGTTCGTGCTCACTCTACCCTTCTGGGCGGTGGAGAACGCGCTGGACTTCAAATGGCCCTTCGGTAAGGCCATGTGTAAGATCGTGTCTATTGTGACATCTATGAATATGTATGCCAGCGTCTTCTTCCTCACTGCCATGAGTGTGGCGCGCTACCATTCTGTGGCATCCGCCCTTAAGAGCCATCGGACCCGCGGGCACGGCCATGGGGACTGTTGTGGCCAGAGCCTCAGAGAGAGCTGCTTCTCCTCAGCCAAAGCTCTGTGTGTGTTGATCTGGGTTTCGGCTGCTCTGGCCTCGCTGCCCAATGCCATTTTTTCCACCACCATCAAGGTGATGGGCGAGGAGCTGTGCCTGGTGCGCTTCCCTGACAAGTTGCTGGGTGGCGACAGGCAGTTCTGGTTGGGCCTGTACCATTTGCAGAAGGTGCTGCTAGGCTTCGTGCTGCCTCTAGGCATCATCAGCCTGTGCTACCTGCTACTGGTACGCTTCATCTCAGACCGCTGCGTGGTGGGGACTGAAGGAGGGACGGCAGCTGCTGGGGGAGGCCTGACTGGAGCTAGCGCTAGAAGACGGTCCAAGGTCACCAAATCAGTGACCATTGTGGTCTTATCTTTCTTCCTGTGTTGGCTGCCTAACCAGGCGCTCACCACATGGAGCATCCTCATCAAGTTCAACTTGGTGCCCTTCAGCCAGGAGTACTTCGTATGCCAGGTATACGCGTTCCCTGTGAGCGTATGCCTGGCGCATTCCAACAGCTGCCTCAACCCAATACTCTACTGCCTAGTGCGCCGAGAGTTCCGCAAGGCGCTCAAAAACCTGCTTTGGCGTATCACTTCTCCTTCGCTCACCAGCATGCGTCCCTTCACCGCTACCACTAAGCCAGAGCCAGAGGATCACCGGCTGCAGGCCCTGGCGCCGCTCCAAGCAGCCGCTGAACCTGACTTGCTTTACTACCCGCCTGGTGTAGTGGTCTACAGTGGGGGACGCTACGACCTGCTGCCCAGCAGCTCAGCCTACTGA